GAGAGCATGCAGATTCATTCAAGCGTCCAGGACCAGGTCCTGTAAAGTGTAAACTCTACTTATATCAAATCACACGGTTGCGTTACAAGAGGGCCAGAGGGGCATAAATCAGTTTACAGCTTTGCATGATAGTAGCAATGGTTGCAAAACCCTTGCAGCAATTCCAAAACCCACTATGCCGGTGATTTCCCTATTCCCGAGTGGCTAGATAAACCAGTACAGATTACAGACTACTCGATCGTGGGCATATCTTAGTATTCAACTCAAGAATCGAACTGACCACTAAATATAGATCAAACCAAAATTAACATGCTAGTTCAGCCAAGAATAATAGCATGCACAAGGAACAGCcaagtgccaaaaaaaaaaaggcttctTTCGATGTTTCTTACCCCTTCTTTGCCGGGGATGATGCATCGCCAGACCATGAGGTTGACGGACCCATCCGGCAGGGTCTCCGGCTTGGCCACGAAGCCCTgaaaccaaccaaacaaaagaaGCAGCAAACGTCCCCATCACTACTAGTAAAAACAAAgagggaaagaaagaaagaaaaaaacctaGCAAAAGACCGAATAAATTAGCCCGGACAGATCAGTATAGCTAGTTGCGGGCGCGCACATGGGGGTGGTTCTTGCGCCACGCCTTGCGCTCCTCGGCGAGGCGGGCGCGGGCGATGCCTCCTCCGGATGCCATCCAATTCCAATCTAAACCAGTGAATGCGCTCTACAGGGGGGGTCGGTCGGCTGCGGGGGTTGCCGCTGCTTCCTCTTCTTCCAAGGCCCTCTCGTGGGATTCGCTGTCTCGTGGGCGGCGCCGGGAGGCTCGCCTCTTGGGGTTCCTCTCcaagatgaggaggaagaaccGAACAGGCCAAGGCTTACTTCCGAAGCTGCCAATGCAATGTTTGCCAGTCCAGTTTATTCATTTCCGTTCCTTTTACCTCGTTTTTTTTGCAATCAGTTCCTTTATCGTcttagagtaggtacaatagtagactataagacagctataaatatattttaaaatgaaaagaaagagagagaaaagcagcgggctataaatctgtagccagctgcagcactgactccaagacgtaatgtgtgtatgacaggtgggaccggatattaatagtatagtaagcaactattgtatgaattagctattgcattggctatagatgatttggagccagtagtgggctatactattaaacttgttctAACATAACTGCAAGACTACATTCTTCACTGATTTATGGGACCCACTACCGAtggtccacatgtcagcgatGATGCTATGATGACGTTATCACGTTACCTCAGAGGAACTGGTTTCCGCTACGATCACTAacctaataaaaaaatcatattttatttgtCAATTTGTTGGTTGCTCTGCCTCTTCCCGCTAATTGTAGTTGTGTTTAACCGTCGTAGTAGTCTCTTCCTtttttcttagtttttttttctctttttccttagCATAAGTCGGTCTAGTTGATTGCGTTGTGTAACAAAcacctttttcttttaatatatttatatgcaaTTCTCGTAAAAAAATTATCGATTTGTTACAGTGTTTTATAGGTATAGATATATcacaaattaaacaaagatATTGAGGGAACTTAAAAATAGGATTGCAACTGTTGTTCTCCCTCTCCACGTAAATTTATTGGAGTAGGTCTATTTGCTCATGTAAAGAGTAGTGGCTATTAACCATAGTGGACGATAATTCTCACGTCACATCTATCTTGTAACAAGGTTTCAAATTTTGTGCAACACTAAAATGTGATATCTACATAAAAAGGGACAAATGCGAGCAACATTTGGAAATTTTTATTAGagaatgaaaatgaaaaatgaCAATATAGAACTAAAAAATGAGCttgcaacaacaaaattgtCATTGGTGTTGTAACAAAACCAAATTTGATGGTACCGTCGATCTTATACTTTGTGGATAGTATTGTAGCATTGAGAGAGAACACCACCACCTTGTTATCTTCACTACTTGGTTGAGATTTAAGTGTAAGTTTGTTTCATGCTTTCTATTCGTAACTACTCGTCTACTCCTTAATCCCCCCAAAAAAACCAATATCCTATAAATCATTAATTTCTATTAATGCCATGTATGGATTGAGGTCATCATGATCTTTTAAGGCATTGCCATATATTCGAATCATTCCTTACCAAAGAGGGAGGCGATGGCTAGTGACACGTTTCCATAAGACATGGGAAGGAGGTTCGCTTTATAGAGATTATAAATAAACTGTAGAGAGATGTGAAGGGAGAGGAGTTCGACTAGTCAGGTTTCTAGAATGAAATCTGTTCATCCGGGTTCAAATCTAAGTTCTTTCAAGGATGCTCATATTTAccgttattatttttttagagtaaatttcacaatactacatgttttatggttcaagttggagaaaaccacacacattttgacacttgacacttaagtacatatattttggtagtttagtttcacgAAACCATactatcgatgaatggattcacccgtgAGATGACGTGGTTGCTCCACCTAGGATGATGACGTGGTATATCCTATTAATTTCGTGAGATGGCTGGTAATAGGATATCATGTCCTCGTCCTATGTGAAAGAGCCACATCATCTCGCGGGTGAATCCGttcattgatagtgtggttttgtgaaactacactaccaaaatatatgtacttaagtacCAAGTGTTAAAGTGtatgtggttttctgcaacttagaccataaaacgtgtagttttatgaaatttactctttttttataATAGACGACGTACACATTAATAAAAAGACACATGTGGCAATTTTTTATGTGTTTTATAGGGATGGATATCCGCGTGCACGTTAATAAAGACGAGTGTAGACATGTGTACTATATGTGAGGGTCGCGTTTGTACTACGCTTCTTTTACGCAAATGGATGTATGCAGAATATACTGTTTGGGCTTTGAAGTGTATCGGGCTTAATTTGAAGTTGGGCCGTACGGTCTGGAGCCCTCAGAATGTTAGCACTGTTAGCGCTATTCTTCTATTTGAGGTTTTATTATACTCCTTTTCATTGGTATATTTATGACTCGGACTTTGTGAGAAGTGAGAAAGTGGATGAAGAGGTATATTGTACGCTAAGTTCCCTTtcttatcttaactaattaaaagatttgTATTTTTCCTTTCGTCACACCGGATTTTTGTCCGTACGGCAATTTTCGTTCGTCCGCAACATCATCATCACAATCCTACATCATCTCATCACAAATCCAACtccaaaaaagaacaaaatctcaatccaaatccaaacacaaatacaaatacaaatacaaatacaaatacaaatacaaatacAAATCGGAATCAAGAAAGATGACTAGAGAAGGAGGAGAGTAGAGCAATTCCCAATCCCGAAACCCAAGATATACCCGGTCGTCGCTCCGTCGCCGCCACACACCTCCACCACCCTAACCGCTGCCGGTGCGCACCTCCTCCAACCTCCCCGCCGCCCGATCTGTGCGGGAgggggccgctgccgccgacggaCGCATCTAccaccctccccgccgccggatccgtgcGGGGAGAGCTGCCGCTGACTCACTGGATCTGGCGAGGAGCGCGGCGCTAGCGGCACCCCGACGAGGAGGAGTGGCGCCACCGGTGGAGGAGGGCGCGGAGGTGGCAGTGGTGGGGAAGGGGTGCGGAGGCAGTACtggtgggggaggggcgcgaGAAGGTGCCGTCGGCCGTCTCCGACGGTGCGCGGAAGACTATGGGGAGATGACGGGGAGGAGCTCTAGGGCAAGGCCGCTCGATGGTGGTGCACTCACCCTCGGGCGAGTGCGCACACCGGCGAGGGGTcatgcgtcgccgccgccgcttttcgtCGTTCGCTCTAGCGTCGTCGTGAGGAAAAGGAggtgtcgccggcggccgggaaGGATGGGATTTTGTCCCTCCCAAGTCGGCGATCGAAACCCTAAGATCGGATGGTCGGCACTGGCcgggccgaaatcggcccaagtGGAGGCACGTGCGGGACGGCTTCCCCAGCGCAGGCCCAGGGGGAGCGCTCGCACATGCGCATGACGGCCGTGGGTCAACCGGCCACGCCAGGAAAAGTTTGTTCTTGGTCCCTTGGCCGAATAAAAGAAGTTTAATTCTATATctaactaattaaaaaaacatcctACTTCCATGGAAGTGGTTATAGTAATTTTTTCCTAGCTTTACTAATTTATCATAAAAGGTAGATCTGTCATCTATGTTTGGATTGATTTCTTTGTTAGTGATGAGTTgtaaatttgtattttttttcaaaaatattattcTTTTAAAGTGCTCATATCACAAAATTTAATCATCTCGTTAAATTTGAGTGTTCCCGGTGCAATACACGGACACTTTGCTAGTCTATAGAAATTTTGTGTAAATTAGTTCTAAGTGCATGTATAAAGATTGAGCCTAATATAACTTCTTAGTTAATACATATTCACTTAGGCAACGTTCGTTCTGGTGAGTTAGGGTGAGAAAGCACATCGTagtccgcgcgcacgcttcccaaactactaaacggtgcgtttttggcaaaaaaatttctataggaaatttgctttaaaaaacatattaatctatttttgaaatttaaaatagtttatactcaattaatcatgcgctaatggctcacctcgttttacgtatcttcccaatctttcTAATCCCCTATccctcaaactcacccttagAGATTATTGAGACACCAAAACATCTTAGTTATTAATGcacctaaatatttttttattattttcttttccttttctccacCTCATGCACTGAGTTCTTGTCATACCTAGAAATCATGCTACCGAATTTACTTCCATGACGATGGAGAAAACCCATTAAGGTTATCAATTCAAAACTCAAAAGGAGGCCTAGCGACTAGCGAGCACCAGACCACCAGTGGACCGGAATGGATGAGTTTCACTGAACTACATTGTACCAACCAATGCATGCTCACCAGGATATCATGTGCAGTACATCCTACCTCCAGAAATATATACGACTTAGCAAGATCATACAGGCGTCGAAGAGAGTCGCGAGCATCCATAATTTACCCccaattatttatttaaaacataCTAGTATTATCACAGGTAAAAAAGAATATGAACCGAAAATCCTAAAATGAgagcttaaaaaaaaatcaacttcaattGCTTCTTTGCAGTTCTCTGTCACAATGCGGCGCAGTACTCATTCTCGAGGGCGTCCGGCGTGGTGCGCGACCCGCCCGCCGACGGCGCGCGGACGTGCCCGACCATGGACACGCGCAACGCCTCCTCCTCGTACGCCCGCCGCGCCATCTCCGCCACCTCCGACTTGCGCCGCTGGATGCTCAGCACCGCCACCAGGACCAGCCCCAGGAGCACCgtgccgcccgcgccgagcgccgccccgAAGAGCGCCAGCTTCCACTTGCTCacctcgccggcctccgccaccacgccgccgccgtcgcctgctcCGCCCAGGACGAGCGCGAAGTGTCCCTGGTCCCACACGTGGCAGGTGTTGCTCCCGGCCTGCACGTCGGTCACGGTGACGCTGCCGTTCAGCGCCACGGCCATGCAGAGCGGCACGGCCCCTGGCTGCAGCGCTGGGACCGCCATCGAGAAGTTGACGCGGATGGCCGCGGCCGTGACGAGCACCTCCAGCCTGGCCGTGCCACCCCGCCGCGCCAGGCCGTAGAACGTGAGCCCGAGCACCGGCGACGCGATGCGGtatccgccgctcgccgcgtaCTCGTCGAACACGGACGAGAGGTTGCCCAGGTTGGCGCGCACGGCGAGCAGGTGCGAGGCTTGGCCGCGCACGGCGAGTCCCGGTGGCACGGCGAACTCCCCGAACCGGCGGACTCCGTACCTCCGGAGGCTACCTGCCCGGAAGCGCGCCACGTCGGCCGCGACGCCGGACAGGCTCCCCGGGAGCGAGAGCGGGTACGTGACGCCCGTCCGCCGGTGCCTCCCGTGGTACCACGCCTGCGCCGCCTCCTGGACGACGTCGTCGATCAGCACGGCGtcctgcagctgcagctcctgcagcgcggcggcgcacggcagcgcgacggcgacggccgcggcgagcaGGAGGAACGCCCCGCGGCTGATCAGACAGGTGGTGGACGACATGGCTGGAAATAGAAGGCGTCGCGTAAGACAGCGACAGCATGGGGACATTTTAGTTGCAGGAGTGAAAGTGAACATGAATACATGATAGCAAAAGCTCCTTTGCAATGGTGAGCGATTAATATGAGATGCGTCACGTCGATCTCTCTGTGACTTGCAAGTGAAGCATAATCCGTCGTGGAGCATGGCTAGAGCTGATCTAAGTTAGTGCGGTGATGAATTAGTTAATTAAATTAGTACGGGGGCAGCATGATGAATACAGAATGGTGCTGTTTATCACTACATGCAAGTGTACGTAGGGGGTGTGGTTCGCTGGGACAGGACAGTATTACGGACTTCTTGGGTCTGGTGATTAAGCCCGGTGGGGAGGAGGCAGTAAAGATTGCAGCTTGCAAGGCAATAGAATGGAGAGGAATGTTCTTCACCTGTCAAGGAATGATCATGTCTGCAAAGCTCTTGCAGCAGGTGCCCCTGCCTTTGCTCCGTTTGTCAAAAGAGGCAGTCTTCATGAAACTGTACAGGCACTTCTATCTATGTGCAAGAACAAGATCGTCTTTCTGCTGAGTGTACGTGCAATGGAACGGTTCTAAGAAAGGGAAATGCCCAGATGTATGCCTGAACTATGAAAGGGGGATCAAGTGTTGTTCTTTCAGCGTACCACCGTGTTCTCTTTCAAATTGGTTATTTAAAGTGGCACCGTATCTGGTGCAAACCAGAGTTGCTGTGCAACCTTGTAAACTTTCAATCAAGACCACATGATACTCATCCGATGGCTAGGGACAAAGGTGGGTTACTTTTGCATTTAACCACCCGCACTCATCTCTGctaatctgtttttttttgcaaataccCCCCCTGCTTCGTgtggccgccgtcctccgccctCAGCCTCGCCGCTCCCTCCGCCCTCCCGTcgtcgctgctcgccgccgcggccgcgtcccCGCCCAGCCGACTCGACGCGGTCACTGGCTTGCCGAGCTgcgcctcccgccgtcgccgctcgcctccGTGGCCACATCTCCACCTAGCCGGCTCGACGCGGTCGCTGGCCCGCCGAGCTGCGCATCCCACCGttgccgctcgccgtcgcggccACGTCTCCGCCCAGCCAGCTCGATGCGGTCGCTAGCCCGCCGAGCTGCGCCTcctgccgtcgccgctcgccgccgcggccgcgtcccTGCCAGCCGGCTCGACGTGGTCGCTGGCCCGCCGAGCTGATATGCAATGGAATCGTGTTCTGAGATTGACACTGATGTACTGATTTTGtaatctgaaactctgaaagattgtgactgcaaatatgcaatggaaTTGTGTTCTGTCATTTGATAATGAGATTGAGTCAAGTGGAACCATAAAAAAGATTTTCTTGCTTGTGGTGACAGTGGAACCTATGGGTGTGTAACTGAATAATAGCCTGAATGAACTACCAGCTGTTTTCTGTGTCAATCTGTCAAACTGAATATATGCTTTATGCATTCGGATGACAGATGAACTGAAACCAGCACGGATTTTGTAATCTGTCAAACTGTCAAACTACTTGTTCTGCATTTTCTGCACATGTGCTAGAGCACAACAGCTTGATAGGTTTGATACAGATTCAGTTTAATGTATTGTTATATATTGATGGCAAACATGTCTCAGATAAGAAGCTCTTGTTGTAGTTCAGATTTTGGCAGCATGTACCCCtttttactaaattttggcagcATCTACCCATAACAAGAGCATACAGGTTAAGATTAAAATGTTCACAATACGAAAATAAGCATGTCTCATTCAGGAATACATCAAGTATAGGGATACAAGTTTAGAATAAACTTCCAGCAAGTACACTTCCACGGTTCATAGTTCACAGCTTGTTTGGCCCGCGTCCACGATGATGACGGCATGATCCATGGCAGCGGCCTCAACGAAGACGGGATCAATGGCGACGACAGGATCAACGGCGCCCGCCCGCTGGTCCTACACAGAGTTTGTCGTGGAATCTGAAACGTCGCGCGTGCCGGACTCCATGGTAGCAGCGGGGGATTTCCATAAAAAAACAGATTAGCAGAAATGAGTGCGGGCGGTTAAGTGCAAAAGTAACCCACCTTTGCCCCTAGCCATCGGATGGGCATCCTGTGGTCTTGATTGAAAGTTTGCAAGGTTGCATAGCAATCTTGGTTTGCACCAGATACGGTGCCATTTAAAGTAGTACTCGCTATGCATTTACTTTTATCTCTGTATTTACGATTTTACGTACTTCATAACAGTTAATTGGTTGTCGGTTGCAGTTATAAAGGATCTAACTTCAATCAGCTCGTATTCAGCAGGTACTACTACTAACGAGCAAAGATAGCTAACTAAATTTCTTCTGAACTGAACTGAATATAGTCTGATATAGATACTGAATTTCACCTCACTTACTCAACCACAAACAGCATATTTTACCCCTCAATTCTGAGCGAGTTAAACTGCTTCTCCATCATACTCAAATCACTGTTGGTTTTGATTTTGACTGTTAAATTCTGCCATGCACGTACAGTTCTTACACTGTGTCAGTCAGAGACTTTGAGTGATTTGGAGGGATGGGTACTGGAGCCGGCCAGGGAGGCAGGGAACTCGCTTTGCGATTTGATCATGGTTGGAATGATGGCGCGGGCATCGGCGTGCTCAGGGCACCATTAGGCTTGCGTATTCTGTTGTCCATGAACGGTCTCCTCGATCCATATGGCGACATAATTGGGGGGACCAAACGCGCATTATTACAGATCAGTGTGAATAGCCATCAGCCGTTAACCAATGGTTTTAAACTGCTCTTTTTTTCTGAATCCATCGTGCGTGAGACGGAGCATTTTCGTAG
This window of the Oryza sativa Japonica Group chromosome 4, ASM3414082v1 genome carries:
- the LOC4336761 gene encoding uncharacterized protein, producing MFTFTPATKMSPCCRCLTRRLLFPAMSSTTCLISRGAFLLLAAAVAVALPCAAALQELQLQDAVLIDDVVQEAAQAWYHGRHRRTGVTYPLSLPGSLSGVAADVARFRAGSLRRYGVRRFGEFAVPPGLAVRGQASHLLAVRANLGNLSSVFDEYAASGGYRIASPVLGLTFYGLARRGGTARLEVLVTAAAIRVNFSMAVPALQPGAVPLCMAVALNGSVTVTDVQAGSNTCHVWDQGHFALVLGGAGDGGGVVAEAGEVSKWKLALFGAALGAGGTVLLGLVLVAVLSIQRRKSEVAEMARRAYEEEALRVSMVGHVRAPSAGGSRTTPDALENEYCAAL